In Numidum massiliense, a single genomic region encodes these proteins:
- a CDS encoding carbohydrate ABC transporter permease, which produces MSHRSVADRILDGLNMVVLGVVALTMLFPFLYVFTVSFSSLKDYMANDILLWPKEWVADAYAYILGSEPFVRSLGVTAFITVVGTFVNLLFTSTMAYALSRPIYGRKLLLFFVLFTYLFSAGIIPTYLVVNATGLIDSVWALIIPVAISPFNLIVMRQFFLHLPQELTEAALIDGANELQIFWRIMLPLSKPAMAAFGLFYAVSHWNSFFSGILYLNDPAKWPIQVVLRQIVVVNKPTDTLGAQEALMQHPPPAETIQMAAILVATVPILIIYPFLQKHFAKGVLIGSIKG; this is translated from the coding sequence ATGAGTCACCGAAGTGTCGCCGATCGTATTTTAGACGGTCTCAACATGGTCGTCCTCGGCGTCGTCGCCCTCACCATGTTATTTCCGTTTTTGTATGTGTTCACCGTATCTTTTTCCTCGTTGAAAGACTACATGGCGAACGACATCTTGCTGTGGCCGAAAGAATGGGTGGCCGACGCGTACGCGTATATTTTAGGGTCGGAACCGTTCGTTCGCTCCTTAGGTGTGACCGCCTTTATAACCGTCGTCGGTACATTCGTCAATTTGTTGTTCACATCCACGATGGCGTACGCGCTTTCGCGGCCGATTTATGGGCGGAAGCTACTGTTATTCTTTGTCTTGTTTACGTATCTTTTTTCAGCGGGGATCATTCCAACTTACTTAGTCGTCAATGCGACCGGCTTAATCGATTCCGTTTGGGCGCTCATCATTCCGGTGGCGATTAGTCCGTTTAATTTAATCGTCATGCGGCAGTTTTTCCTTCATCTTCCGCAGGAACTAACTGAGGCGGCGTTGATCGACGGGGCCAACGAACTGCAAATTTTTTGGCGGATCATGTTACCTTTATCTAAACCGGCCATGGCTGCGTTTGGACTGTTTTATGCCGTTTCGCACTGGAACAGTTTCTTTAGCGGGATCCTTTACTTGAACGACCCAGCTAAGTGGCCGATTCAAGTCGTGTTGCGGCAAATCGTCGTCGTGAACAAGCCGACCGACACGTTGGGAGCACAAGAAGCGCTCATGCAACATCCTCCACCAGCGGAGACGATTCAAATGGCGGCGATTTTAGTCGCTACCGTTCCGATTTTAATCATTTATCCGTTTTTACAAAAGCACTTTGCCAAAGGGGTGTTAATCGGCTCGATTAAAGGATGA
- a CDS encoding ABC transporter permease, which yields MRARLWRDRYVYLLLLPGLLYFLVYKYIPMLGTVIAFKDYSPFLGFSDSPWVGLKHFRTIFEDAEVLQVLWNTLYLAFLQIAFAFPVPIILALMLNEVRHRAYKRVVQSIVYLPHFLSWVVIISIVTIFLRSEGLVNKLLGLFGFAPLPFLTEPGFFMPLIVLEVIWKESGWGTVLFLAALAGVNPQLYEAATVDGASRLRQIWHITLPAIRSTIVILLMLRLGHVLDSGFEQIFLMLNPFNMEVGNVLDTFVFFKGIEQADYSFATAVGLFKGLVGLVLIVLINRLVKRFGEEGLY from the coding sequence ATTCGCGCTCGGCTATGGCGCGACCGCTACGTCTACTTGCTCTTGTTACCTGGACTCCTCTACTTTCTCGTCTACAAATACATTCCGATGTTAGGGACGGTCATTGCCTTTAAAGATTACAGTCCCTTCCTCGGCTTTTCGGACAGTCCGTGGGTCGGTTTGAAACATTTTCGCACTATTTTCGAAGACGCGGAAGTGTTGCAAGTGCTGTGGAACACGCTTTACTTAGCCTTTTTGCAAATCGCCTTTGCCTTTCCCGTCCCGATTATTTTGGCTCTTATGCTCAACGAAGTGAGGCACCGCGCGTACAAACGGGTCGTTCAGTCAATCGTGTACTTGCCGCACTTCCTGTCGTGGGTCGTCATTATTAGCATCGTGACCATTTTTTTGCGCAGCGAAGGATTAGTGAACAAGCTGCTCGGTCTGTTCGGTTTTGCGCCGTTGCCGTTTCTAACCGAACCGGGTTTCTTCATGCCGCTCATCGTGCTTGAGGTCATTTGGAAGGAATCGGGCTGGGGAACGGTGCTGTTTCTGGCGGCGTTAGCTGGCGTCAACCCGCAGTTGTACGAAGCGGCAACGGTTGACGGCGCCAGCCGACTGCGGCAAATATGGCACATTACGCTTCCGGCGATTCGCAGTACGATCGTCATTTTACTCATGCTGCGACTCGGGCACGTGTTAGACAGTGGGTTTGAACAAATTTTTCTCATGCTCAACCCGTTTAATATGGAAGTAGGCAACGTGCTCGATACGTTTGTTTTCTTTAAAGGGATTGAACAAGCGGACTACAGTTTTGCGACTGCTGTCGGTTTGTTTAAAGGACTCGTCGGCCTCGTGTTGATCGTCCTCATCAATCGGTTAGTGAAGCGCTTCGGAGAAGAGGGTCTATATTAG
- a CDS encoding sugar phosphate isomerase/epimerase family protein yields the protein MPKEGAPAQWTWGTSLNGPMNLGEIKAAGIDCIEVVLNGKRFTQDWKTATAHYQSIVEQAKRAGLTVFSMHLPYGHAWDISHLNGVQREQIVQAHAQLLKHAQQWGIHCAVIHPSYEPIQLAERPKRLAVSRDALKTLGTNARTLGVQLAAECLPRTCLGNTGDEMEQLLQGNDDVAVCCDVNHLLQEKPAAFIRRLGKRVVTLHLSDNDGVDERHWLPGDGIIDWRDVIAALTEVGYDGPFIIEVKNPHPRTIAKCLHRLFGRI from the coding sequence ATGCCGAAAGAAGGCGCGCCGGCGCAGTGGACATGGGGAACGTCGCTGAATGGTCCGATGAATTTAGGTGAGATTAAAGCCGCAGGCATCGACTGTATCGAAGTAGTGCTCAATGGCAAGCGGTTCACCCAAGATTGGAAAACGGCGACAGCGCATTATCAATCCATTGTAGAGCAGGCGAAACGGGCTGGACTGACAGTATTTTCGATGCATTTACCGTACGGTCACGCGTGGGATATTTCCCACCTCAACGGTGTACAGAGGGAGCAGATCGTTCAAGCACATGCACAATTGTTGAAACACGCGCAGCAATGGGGGATTCATTGCGCGGTCATCCATCCGAGCTATGAGCCGATCCAACTTGCCGAGCGGCCGAAACGGTTGGCCGTCAGCCGTGACGCGCTTAAAACTCTCGGCACAAACGCTCGTACACTTGGCGTACAGTTGGCAGCAGAGTGCTTGCCGCGCACGTGTTTAGGAAATACGGGCGACGAAATGGAGCAGTTGTTACAAGGTAACGACGATGTAGCAGTCTGTTGTGACGTCAATCACTTATTACAGGAAAAACCGGCGGCGTTTATTCGCAGGCTCGGTAAACGGGTCGTGACGCTGCACCTTTCCGATAACGACGGCGTCGACGAACGGCACTGGCTGCCCGGAGACGGCATCATCGACTGGCGCGACGTCATTGCTGCTCTGACGGAAGTCGGTTACGATGGACCGTTTATCATTGAGGTGAAGAACCCGCACCCGCGCACGATCGCCAAGTGCTTACACCGTTTGTTCGGGAGGATTTAA